The DNA region gtcggtggttcgatacccggcttcggcagtcgatgtgtccttgggcaagacacttaaccccaagttgctcctgaagaaaaaaccatcggtgtggactggatgatgaatgttagttagagtctgatggtggcaccttgatggtagcctgtcatcagtgtgtgaatgggtgaatgatatgtaacatactactgactgtaagtcgctttggagaaaagcgtctgctacatgactgtaatgtaatgtaatgtaatgtaatgtaaagtgaacgctatatttagaatattttcacctctttacctttatgacggagaactgaagctgttatctatgctctctacaaagacaccagaatCCTTTTAACTCATAAATAAAGGAATCTGTATGCGTTATCATTCTTATGTTATCGTCCCTTCCAGGTGGccttgttgttttctctgtggACGGAGACGGTCAGACCGTATCTGGAGATTGTGGATGAGTGGATTGTTCACGGCCACCTGTTCGATCCTGCCAAAGAGTTCATCATCCAGAGGTATGAAGCAAAGACTGATGGACAATAATCCCTTTTGGTGACTTCTCCACAGTGACTCTTCTTTATTCCAGGAACAAGGACGTGCCGGTGAACCACAGGGACTTCTGGTACGCCACCTACACTCTGTACAGCGTGTCGGAGACGGTGGAGAATGAGGAGAAGCTGAACGATGCAGCCAGCGGGAGCTCCGGAGGGGATCCGGGCTCCTCCAACCGGCAGCTCACCATGGTGTCCTTCCTCAAACCGGTGCTCAAGCAGATCATCATGGCAGGAAAGTCCATGCAGCTGCTCAAGAATCTGGACTGCAAGGAGACCGAGCAGTCTGAGAGATCCTCCAGAGGTCAGTGATTTTCTGCACATCTGTGTTTGGGTGGAGtatgagacaatgggcccctgGGAAAAGGCTACACCACCTGTTCTACATCGGAGCAATACACAGACTCTTTATAttgtttactcttttttttgctgttaagCATCTCTTTGTAGTGCCTTTGTGAATCTTTGTTGTCGTTGTTTTGTGTCACGTTGTTTTGAGTAACTTCGTAGATGGTAGTCTTCCATTTGTAGCCACTAAGTGTCTTTCTGGTTGTTTtgatctctttgtagttgtcttttgtgtctttgtagttattctttgtctctttgtagtccttttgtgtctctatgtagtccttttgtgtctctatgtagtccttttgtgtctctatgtagtccttttgtgtctctctgtagtcttttgtgtctctatgtagtcttttgtgtctctatgtAGTCCTTTTGTGTAGTCTTGTGTCTAGTCCTATTGTATGTCCTATTGTGTCTCTATGTAGTCCTcttgcgtctctttgtagtcattttgtgtcgagtagtttttaatttgtctctttgtagttgtcttttgtttatttgtggttATTCTGTTGCTCTATGTAgttgtcttttgtttatttgtggttATTCTGTTGCTCTATGTAgttgtcttttgtttatttgtagttATTCTGTTGCTCTTTGTAGATATGTTTTTGTGGTGTtggtgttttgtgtctcttttctagttgttttttgtctctgggGGTTTTTTGGTCTCTTATGAGtcatcttttgtttctttgaagtCCTCCGTCATCTTTTAGTCATTtcctgtctctttgttgtcattctgAGTCTCATCCTGTTTGTTTAGTGTCTCTtttagtgacattttgtaggtaAAGGCCAGCGGGGCCCCTGACTCTTTGGGCCCCTGGGCCCTGTAGGGCCGCCCATTAATCCATCTATACCTCTGCACCTCAACTAGTTCAGGTTTCAATTGTCTTTTACTGAACAGATCAGTGTTGCTGTATGTGTTGCAgatgcagagaggaagagtttATACACTCTGTTTCTGGAGTCGGTGCAGTCTCGTCTCTGCAGCCGAGACGGGTCGCCCACGGACACCGTTACCGAGCAACAGGCCACCAGGAGGAGCCTGATCAAGATGCAGTCCATCATCTCACAGCACCTGGAGATCGAGGACGTCCATGATCCGCTGTTAGCCATCAACTTCGCCAGGTAAACAGTTACTGCTTCATTCATATAACAGATGAGTCCTCAGAACGCTGGACTGACTTTAGATCTGCTCAGAAATGAACAATGAagcatgtgaaaacaaaaaaacacttttgtaaTCCCCAGCTGTTATCTTCTCAATACAATTTTAGCCCTCATTTTATAATGCTGGTTTGTAATCCCTCAAATGCTACTGTCCACAGACATAAAAGGGATTATATagatttatattgtattgtgtgtgagtTCTAAATGTGATATAGCTCTGGCCTGTGCTTCCTCTCAGGCTGTACTTGGAGCAGAGCGACTTCCACGAGCGTTTCTCTGGAGGTGACTTCATCGTGGACCGTTCGTCTCAGGCCGTCACCTGTCAAACCTTCGAGCTCACGCTGCGCTCGTGTCTCTACCCGCACATCCAGAGGAGGTACGTCGAGTGCTGCGGGAACCTCATGAAGACCTTGAAGAAAGACTACAGGTAAGATTCACTCTTCAGTTACACCAGTTAGTTTTCTCTGTTCCACCTTCCAGCTGATCTGAGTTCCTCCGTGTCTCCTCAGGCTGCTGGGATATCTCCAAGCGATGAGGAACTACTTCCTGCTGGAAGCTGGAGACACCATGTACGACTTCTACACGGCCATCTTTGACAAGGtgcaggagaaggagagctGGCAGCAGCTGTCCTTCCTCAACGGTCAGCTGCAGGAGGCTGTCGGACAGCGCCACCCCGAGGACAGCAGCAGGTACTACACGTgtttatgagagagagagagagcggggtTATTCTTTCATTCATGTAGGTTATTTCTGTGTCATGACAAACATTTGGCTCATCCCACATGGGATTACAAGACAACaatatatttcaaacattttctcgaaaaaacaaaaccgagaacaaacaaaacaaacacaaaccgaGGAAAAAATGttccaaacaaaactaaaaagagaacagatcaacaataaaaaaagagaacacaaaacaaaacagagaacaattaaacaataaaaaaagagaacacaaaacagatttgtttctcTTGTCCTAGGCTTCTTTCAAATATGTTTCCCATGTAAACAGCCATCTCATATACAAAATCAATATCTATTGTTATCTCACAAAGCATCACGCTGTTCGCAGTAAAAAGGACAGTAGAAAACTTTTATTGTTTAGAAAACAGCACTTCAGTCAGATTTCAACAGTCAAAGGTAAAACACCAGATCTCAACTGAACACATAGAGATCTTTGCTTTTTCAACAGATTATATACAACATAATTCTACGTCCCATATTCAATGTATAAATCCTCAATTTAGGTTTTATCCCATATGTCATCAACCTTTTATTGTTGGCAAACCCAGATTCTCTAAACAAAccaatatttatctttttgtaATGGAactgtaacaaaacaatgtgcaaatatctttaaatatttcatttatccCTGCTGAATATTTGCCGTATGATTATTAGATGGataatttcattttagtttattgAAATAAAGTCTCTTAACTCCcatcatttcatatttcataggTTGTCAATCTTCTTGGAGACCATCGATCCCGCCAGGAAGAAACATCCTGTGAACAATCTAGAAGTTCTTACTCTGGGTTACAAGGTCAGCATCGTTCATATGTATGTTTACGATTtggtttcatgtttttctcaaactgtcattaacttctttctctctcctcaggtTCCGTGGCCCGTTGACATTGTGATCAGCTCTGAGTGTCAGAAGATCTACAACCAggtgtttctgctgctgctgcagatcaAATGGGCCAAATACAGCCTGGACACTCTTCGCTTCAGTGGTAGGAGTTCAAATCTATTCATTGTAAGATCTCCAAAATGAGTTCTATGTAGGAGAACAACTTGGTCATGTGtggaatgtgtttgttttattccagACTTCACAGACGTCACTAAGAAGCTGGAGGGCGCTGTGTCTGAGGAGGTGAAGGTCAAAGAGCAGATAAACCAGCAGATCCACAGAATGTGTCTTCTGAGGGTCAAACTGATGCACTTTGTCAACAGCCTTCACAACTACATCATGACCAGGGTGAGACAGGACACACGGAGCATTTCACAGCACAGGGGTCATTAATCACTTTTGTAAGGCACAAGTTTCAAGTATCTGgcaataagtcattcagcataaaaaaaaggatgttggCTTTTAAAGAACTGCAGGAAAGAACGACCATTTGGTTGAAACCCCTTGTATAATCCTTTGCAGTTGAAATTTCATAATTTTAGCACACAATCTTAAATGTGTCTGCGTCGTCTCTTTGCAGATTCTGCACAGTACAGGTCTGGAGTTTCAGCACCAAGTTCAGGAGGCAAAGGACCTGGACCAGCTGATCAAGATCCATTACAGATATTTGGCAACCATTCACGACCGTTGTCTCCTGAGGGAGAAGGTAAACACTCACAGAGACGAGGTTTAACTGTAGAGCTGTCTGAGTagtttttaaatacatacatgtcTGCAGCTGCAGCGATGCTTCTCCTGAGCTGCAGCTGCTCTGTGACCTCACTCTGAGTTCACCGTCAGGGATcaataaacaaagacacatcACTCACCtgtgaatttgttttattacatcATCCTGTGGTGTTATTGTATTTCCTCTTCAGACTGAGGCAGCCAGCCGAGCTTCCTACATGCATTCATATCACtcagtgtttgtctctgttCCGTTTCCTCAGGTCAGTTTTGTGAAGGAGGCGATAATGAAGGTTCTCAATCTGGTCCTCATCTTCTCCGACCGGTGGCAGGCTGGATTCGGAGCCTGGAAGTAAGTCAGAGCTTTTAGAGCAAACTGGAGAGAAAtaaaggattcaaggatcatgTATTGTCATTATGTAACACAGGGAAATTCAGTTGTAGCTCATTTGTAacccaacaaacacatgacacacaaaccaaaagAGAAgaacattcctgtagtgcattttttgaatttgcatcataaggaatgtaaacagcagcaacaaaaacaattctctggtcagataatatggccgacaccTTCACATTAAAGATTCATCATAAGGAacaacattgtccatcaactctgactgtgtttgagcaccaagcatcatgatgtgaacacagagtccacctcctctggtcCACCGGAGTCCTGCTCTGTCCTGATGTCCGCCAATCACGAGCAGCTTGATCCGGGACCATgatggatccaggtctctgtgaagatgtggacTCAACAGTCAACGACCTCCCGCTGCTttcagacagccaggagcatgctgggtagtggagtagccttaggtgctagctgggttagcttagcttccatgtcggctctcctccctctccttctccctgaGAACTGTATTTGTGTCTAAatactgtgtttatgtttcGATTTCAGGATCGAGTCCATCGATAAAATGGAATCCGATTTCAAAAACTGTCACATGTTCCTCGTGACGATTCTCAACAAAGCCGTGTGTCGGGGCTCCTTCCCTCACTGtaagaaaaacactgatgaGGTCTctcatttaaagggacagtgtgtaagttttagtggcatctagtggttttatggcagattgcaaccaactaaatacccctcaGATCAGCCCCTCTGCTTTACAAGTGTGTCagagaactatggtggccttcaggtagagAGGGTTATCTTTACGATGAGCTACTCTGGGTTCTTCAACATGACgtaataattgtttttacaaagacattacatttaaaaaaacaaataaattgtgAACAAAATtagaatgtatttataatttagaTGTAACTAAATATTGATGAGCAAAGTCcctatataaagtcattaatacctcactggaaacaaatgtaaaatgttaataaaataaataacatttctggGTTTTTGAACGCATCACTACCTTCAGATAACGTAATATGTATAAGTCTCTCTCCAGAGCCAGTGTTaagtttgtccgttctgggctgctgtagaaacatggcggtgcaagaTGAAGAACTcactccctatgtagatataaatgtatttttctaagctaaagaaaacactacaattcttagtttcaggtgattattcactgaataaaacatagttttgaatattataattaatatctgccaaaaaaaccctcttaatgttacacactgcccctttaaaaatacaatatgttAGGTTGATTATCTGCTAATTCTTTATATATTATTCCTCATGCACGGATAGGAATAATGAACAGGAattgattttcttctttgtctcctgGTGCAGTGGAGTCTCTGGCTCTGTCTCTGATGGCCGGCTTTGAGCAGTGCTGATGAACCGAACACCGTGTGTCTGTTGAGATGTGATGAACTGAACGAGTCTCATTCTGACGCAATCGTTGATGATGTGTAACGTATGACATCACTATCAGCTGATCCGATGGTTGGAGACGGATGTGGACTCATTTATGTCAGAGGTGTCAAACAAGCTGCTTGTGAACAAACATGAGcttctgtatttaaaaaagtaactttttgtataaaggtgtttttttatgagctGTTGTTGATTGTTAATAATGTGTAAATATGAAGCACAATAAATATTGCACAATGATTGTcgttttttaaacataatgtgACATTTCTTTACAATTAAAGTTTATTCATATTAGAATTTACATTGTAATTGACTTAAGAGTtgaaacagtaaaaataaataacagcactattttgatttttttaatgatccaGAATTCATCTCTTTACTTAGAAATGACCATATCTCAAGATTGAAGACTGTACGAGACGGTGAGAAAGAAAGGacattttggctttttaatttttcagtAATTTGTCTGTTAGTTTCGGAAGGTCGTTTTGTCACTACTCACTCTCCATACAACATACTACTTCTAAATATCTATctaaccatttatttatttgttaatcattttttaatctgATTgtactaaaatatttaaaaaggcaAACTTAATTTATGTATTAAGTGTATTAAATATCCGAGACACCATTTCAAacttttattagatttttgtctgtttttgcagCAATCAACCTCCATACTACAATAAATTACACTTCTAATTATCAATCTAaccattaattaattaatttgtcatgattcttattatatttatttgtttaaaaacaaacttttattacatttcgGACACATTTATCATACTTATATGTAGATTTTGGTGCAGTTCTTTCGGCACTCTTCACCTTCCATACTACAATCTGTTACACTTCCAAATATCTaaccattcatttattaatttatttgtcattaatCTTATTATACTAcgatatttaaaaacacaaactttcgGCACTAATCACCCTCCATACTATAATAAATTAAACCTCTTGATATCTATTTAAccataaatgaatgaatcaatttGTCATAAATCTTATTATactgcaatatttaaaaacacaaacttgtaTTACATTTCTGAGACACTTATCATACTTATATATGTAGTTTTTGGTGCGGTTGTCTTGTCACTAATCACCCTCCATACAACAATGAATTAAACGTCTTCATATTTATTTGACCAatcattatacatttattttccattaatcTTATTATTAGatgacaatattttaaaaatacacttttattacatttcagagacacttatttgttttttttggtaattttaCTACAAAATATTACACTTCATATCTATTTAACcattaattgattcatttatttgttataattcttattattatactacaatatctaaaaacacaaacttttattatatttcgGAGAAACTTATACCTATATGTAATTTTGGTGTGATTGTTTCGgcaaaatatactttttctaAATATCTATCTTACCACTTATTGctttttttggtattttctcataattataccacaatattttaaaaacacaaacttttattacatttcggagaaaatacttttatatagCTTTTGGGAGGTTTTTTTCGCACCACTCCCCCTATATACTAAATCAATTTCACCTCTTGATATCTATTTAACCATAAATGAACTAATTCATTTGTCATAATTCttattatattacaatattGAAAAACGcaaacttttattacatttcagagactcttttaatacttttatacaTAGTTTTTTGGTGCGGCTGTCCCGGCACTCCTCATCCTCCATACAACAATGAATTAAACTTCTTCATATCTATTTGAccatttattaatacatttatttttcattattcttcTGATTATATGACAATATTTTATtactatatttaaaaacacaaacttttattacatttcagacaCTTTTATACATAGTTTTTGGTTTGGCTGTCCCGGCACTAATCACCCTCCATACTACAATAAATTACACTTCTTGATATctatttaaccatttatttatttttaattattttatcattatactacaatatttaaaaacacaaacttttattacatttcagacaCTCATCATACTTTTATACATAGTTTTTGGTGCGGCTGTCCCGGCACTAATCACCCTCCATACTACAATAAATTAAACTTCTTCATATCTATTTAAccattaattaatacatttattattattataattattatattatactattcaatatttaaaaacacaaacttttattacatttcagagacacttttatacttttatacatAGTTTTTGGTTTGGCTGTCCCGCACTAATCATCCTCCatacaacaataaattaaacttcttgataactttttaaccatttatttatttttaattattttattattatactacaatatttaaaaacacaaacttttattacatttcagacaCTTTTATACATAGTTTTTGGTGCGGCTGTCCCGGCACTAATCACCCTCCATACTACAATCTATTACActtctaaatatttattttaaccattaattcatttattattattataattatatattattatactaaactatttaaaaacacaaatttaataaaaaacagaaacttttATCATTTCAGACACTTTTATACATAGTTTTTGGTGCGGCTGTCCCAACACTAATCACCCTCCATACTAAATTACACTTCTTGATAActatttaaccatttatttatttttaattattttattattatactacaatattcaatatttaaaaacacaaacttttattacatttcagacaCTTTTATACATAGTTTTTGGTGCGGCTGTCCCGGCACTAATCACCCTCCATACAACAATAAATTACACTTCTTGATAACTTTTaaccaattatttatttttaattattttattattatactacaatatttaaaaacacaaacttttattacatttcagacaCTTTTATCATACTTTTTACATAGTTTTTGGTTTGGCTGTCCCGGCACTAATCACCCTCCATACAACAATGAATTAAACTTCTTCATATctatttaaccatttatttatttttaattattttattattatacttattattagatatttaaaaacacaaacttttattacatttcagacaCTCATCTTTTTTATACATAGTTTTTGGTTTGGCTGTCCCGGCACTAATCACCCTCCATACAAATAAATTACACTTCTTGataactttttaaccatttatttatttttattattattattatactacaatatttaaaaacacaaacttttattacatttcagacacttttatacatgtttttggtttggCTGTCCCGGCACTAATCACCCtccataaaacaataaattaaacttCTTGATAActatttaaccatttatttatttttaattattttattattatactacaatattcaatatttaaaaacacaaacttttattaCACTTCAGACACTTTTAtacatgtttttggtttggCTGTCCCGGCACTAATCACCCTCaatacaacaataaattaaacttCTTCATAtctttttaaccatttatttatttttaattattttattattatactacaatatttaaaaacacaaacttttattaCACTTCAGACACTTTTAtacatgtttttggtttggCTGTCCCGGCACTAATCACCCtccataaaacaataaattacaCTTCTTGATAacttttaaccatttatttatttttaattttattatactacaatattcaatatttaaaaacacaaacttttattacatttcagagaCTCATTACTTTTTACATAGTTTTTGGTTTGGCTGTCCCGGCACTAATCACCCTCCATACAACAATAAATTACACTTCTTGataactttttaaccatttatttattttttattattttattattatactacaatatttaaaaacacaaacttttattaCACTTCAGACACTTTTAtacatgtttttggtttggCTGTCCGGCACTAATCACCCTCCATACGGCTCCGCTGTGACTGTAcattcctcccccccccccccccctctccccccccctccctcctcctcctcctcgtccctGCGCCGCTGGAGCAGcgttagcatcgttagcatCGGAGCTAACAGAGTTTCCTGTTGAGTTTCCCTGTTTGCGGGACGGACTGTGGTCGGGACGCGGGCGgtgctgctcctctgctgctcctctctgctcctcctctctcctctctcctccggTGAGTGTCTCTGCGGGGCTCCGTCCTCGTCGTGGTAGAACCAGCCTCTCTCCCCGGTTCTCCTCGGTTCTCCTCGGTTCTCTGCGGACGGTTCTCCGGCTCTCTGCGGGGCGTGAAGCCGTGTTTCTGCTCTCAGCAGGCCGAGCTGCGGCCACGGAGCCCAGAGGagctcccagtgctcccagtgctcccagcCTGCCTGTGGGagcactgggaacactgggaactCTCCGCCAGCGCTCCAAAAGTTACTTAAGTTactttttaaagtattaaaaaagtaaaagtagaggAGAgcgctgattggtcagggaggCGAAGCCCCGCCCACTTCCGGTTGACCACCaacttatttaattaaaaaatttttttatatatatatatatatatatatatatatatatatatatatgtattgtttgTTATTCAATCAGAAGTGggcgtagtcatggtga from Anoplopoma fimbria isolate UVic2021 breed Golden Eagle Sablefish chromosome 8, Afim_UVic_2022, whole genome shotgun sequence includes:
- the tubgcp5 gene encoding gamma-tubulin complex component 5; the encoded protein is MAHWTAFEKETERETRRLIRCIGGLEDEEDHNFQVAQKFAWSNFRFHRYLDVDSHKVQRSINGIYEKLMVHSDVGKAESWMRLTEEFLNSPLPNTEGTKSDAHYSVLSMLLFLSGSPSSTDFTERPRVKEAEEVDSFDWAKYLMEGEDVDMGPYPDTPEWSEEESEDEDSQQPISRDDSGIQLDRTPQEDQDNNNKAVPVTWTVGEPGARVWLEQNVVTPYWVAHAPRFPHSLHLHSNLLNVWDQHLYNTDPLYLPEEKAFVTETQVIRETLWLLSGVKKHFIFQHHDGKVSVRNNVVVTHLTSNCLRSVLEHVAVFGQAVSRLQRFIDEVTGHSSEPSPPGSGSSHGSRKGSEPPFRTYQAFVWALNKYFTGFKEELTTIEREIICNDETVTLSAVLERLNPHLAQIKVLHKVFCTGVAEVPPETPNVVRASHLLNTLYKAIIEYDSVGEASEQAVALLFSLWTETVRPYLEIVDEWIVHGHLFDPAKEFIIQRNKDVPVNHRDFWYATYTLYSVSETVENEEKLNDAASGSSGGDPGSSNRQLTMVSFLKPVLKQIIMAGKSMQLLKNLDCKETEQSERSSRDAERKSLYTLFLESVQSRLCSRDGSPTDTVTEQQATRRSLIKMQSIISQHLEIEDVHDPLLAINFARLYLEQSDFHERFSGGDFIVDRSSQAVTCQTFELTLRSCLYPHIQRRYVECCGNLMKTLKKDYRLLGYLQAMRNYFLLEAGDTMYDFYTAIFDKVQEKESWQQLSFLNGQLQEAVGQRHPEDSSRLSIFLETIDPARKKHPVNNLEVLTLGYKVPWPVDIVISSECQKIYNQVFLLLLQIKWAKYSLDTLRFSDFTDVTKKLEGAVSEEVKVKEQINQQIHRMCLLRVKLMHFVNSLHNYIMTRILHSTGLEFQHQVQEAKDLDQLIKIHYRYLATIHDRCLLREKVSFVKEAIMKVLNLVLIFSDRWQAGFGAWKIESIDKMESDFKNCHMFLVTILNKAVCRGSFPHLESLALSLMAGFEQC